In a single window of the Nicotiana tomentosiformis chromosome 8, ASM39032v3, whole genome shotgun sequence genome:
- the LOC104092579 gene encoding protein NDL2 isoform X4: MQLTTRSIIIKNNGIQKTEHLVKTGHGSVSVVVFGDQDKPALITYPDLALNYMSCFQGVFFCPEAFSLLLHNFCIYHISPPGHELGAAVMSLDDPVLSVDDLADQIAEVLDYFGLGKVMCMGVTAGAYVLTLFAIKYSRRVMGLILISPLCKAPSWTEWLCNKVMTNLLYFCGMCSLVKELLLLRYFSKEVRGSVEVPESDVVQACRRLLGERQSPNVLRFLEAINERPDITKGLRKLQCRSLIFVGENSPFHSEALHMTSKLDRRFSALVEVQACGSMVTEEQPDAMLIPLEYFLMGFGFYRPSKCSVSPRSPLSPTSISPELFSPESMGLKLKPIKTRISGEV; encoded by the exons ATGCAACTAACAACAAGGTCGATTATCATCAAGAATAATGGAATCCAAAAGACG GAGCACCTTGTAAAAACTGGCCATGGTTCcgtctctgttgttgtttttggGGACCAGGACAAGCCAGCTCTTATCACCTATCCCGACTTAGCTTTAAATT ATATGTCCTGTTTTCAAGGAGTATTCTTTTGTCCAGAAGCATTTTCATTGCTGCTCCATAACTTCTGTATTTACCATATAAGTCCTCCTGGTCATGAG TTGGGAGCTGCTGTGATGAGTCTTGATGATCCAGTTTTATCGGTTGATGATTTGGCAGACCAGATTGCTGAGGTGCTTGATTACTTCGG GCTTGGTAAAGTAATGTGTATGGGAGTAACAGCTGGAGCATATGTGCTTACCTTGTTTGCT ataaaATATTCACGAAGGGTTATGGGTTTGATACTCATTTCCCCTTTGTGCAAAGCACCCTCTTGGACAGAATGGTTGTGCAATAAG GTGATGACGAATCTGCTTTACTTTTGTGGCATGTGTAGTTTGGTGAAGGAGTTATTGCTGTTGCGGTACTTTAGCAAG GAAGTCCGCGGCAGTGTTGAAGTTCCAGAATCAGATGTAGTTCAAGCATGCCGAAGA TTGCTTGGTGAGCGACAGAGTCCAAATGTATTGCGGTTTCTTGAAGCTATCAATGA GAGACCAGACATAACCAAAGGCCTGAGGAAACTGCAATGTCGTTCTTTAATATTTGTTGGAGAAAACTCTCCTTTCCATTCTGAAGCTCTCCATATGACTTCGAAGCTAGATAGAAGGTTCAGCGCCCTAGTTGAG GTTCAAGCATGTGGTTCAATGGTGACTGAAGAGCAGCCAGATGCAATGTTGATTCCACTGGAATACTTTCTCATGGGATTTGGCTTTTATCGGCCGTCTAAGTGCAGTGTCAGCCCAAGAAGCCCTTTAAGTCCGACTAGCATCTCTCCGGAGCTTTTCTCACCAGAAAGTATGGGCTTGAAGTTAAAACCAATTAAAACCAGAATATCTGGAGAAGTATGA
- the LOC104092579 gene encoding protein NDL2 isoform X3: MGDSSDSVSVDMETISVAGKEHLVKTGHGSVSVVVFGDQDKPALITYPDLALNYMSCFQGVFFCPEAFSLLLHNFCIYHISPPGHELGAAVMSLDDPVLSVDDLADQIAEVLDYFGLGKVMCMGVTAGAYVLTLFAIKYSRRVMGLILISPLCKAPSWTEWLCNKVMTNLLYFCGMCSLVKELLLLRYFSKEVRGSVEVPESDVVQACRRLLGERQSPNVLRFLEAINERPDITKGLRKLQCRSLIFVGENSPFHSEALHMTSKLDRRFSALVEVQACGSMVTEEQPDAMLIPLEYFLMGFGFYRPSKCSVSPRSPLSPTSISPELFSPESMGLKLKPIKTRISGEV; this comes from the exons ATGGGGGATTCGAGCGACTCCGTTTCGGTGGATATGGAAACAATCTCCGTCGCCGGAAAG GAGCACCTTGTAAAAACTGGCCATGGTTCcgtctctgttgttgtttttggGGACCAGGACAAGCCAGCTCTTATCACCTATCCCGACTTAGCTTTAAATT ATATGTCCTGTTTTCAAGGAGTATTCTTTTGTCCAGAAGCATTTTCATTGCTGCTCCATAACTTCTGTATTTACCATATAAGTCCTCCTGGTCATGAG TTGGGAGCTGCTGTGATGAGTCTTGATGATCCAGTTTTATCGGTTGATGATTTGGCAGACCAGATTGCTGAGGTGCTTGATTACTTCGG GCTTGGTAAAGTAATGTGTATGGGAGTAACAGCTGGAGCATATGTGCTTACCTTGTTTGCT ataaaATATTCACGAAGGGTTATGGGTTTGATACTCATTTCCCCTTTGTGCAAAGCACCCTCTTGGACAGAATGGTTGTGCAATAAG GTGATGACGAATCTGCTTTACTTTTGTGGCATGTGTAGTTTGGTGAAGGAGTTATTGCTGTTGCGGTACTTTAGCAAG GAAGTCCGCGGCAGTGTTGAAGTTCCAGAATCAGATGTAGTTCAAGCATGCCGAAGA TTGCTTGGTGAGCGACAGAGTCCAAATGTATTGCGGTTTCTTGAAGCTATCAATGA GAGACCAGACATAACCAAAGGCCTGAGGAAACTGCAATGTCGTTCTTTAATATTTGTTGGAGAAAACTCTCCTTTCCATTCTGAAGCTCTCCATATGACTTCGAAGCTAGATAGAAGGTTCAGCGCCCTAGTTGAG GTTCAAGCATGTGGTTCAATGGTGACTGAAGAGCAGCCAGATGCAATGTTGATTCCACTGGAATACTTTCTCATGGGATTTGGCTTTTATCGGCCGTCTAAGTGCAGTGTCAGCCCAAGAAGCCCTTTAAGTCCGACTAGCATCTCTCCGGAGCTTTTCTCACCAGAAAGTATGGGCTTGAAGTTAAAACCAATTAAAACCAGAATATCTGGAGAAGTATGA
- the LOC104092579 gene encoding protein NDL2 isoform X2 — protein MQLTTRSIIIKNNGIQKTEHLVKTGHGSVSVVVFGDQDKPALITYPDLALNYMSCFQGVFFCPEAFSLLLHNFCIYHISPPGHEFLQLGAAVMSLDDPVLSVDDLADQIAEVLDYFGLGKVMCMGVTAGAYVLTLFAIKYSRRVMGLILISPLCKAPSWTEWLCNKVMTNLLYFCGMCSLVKELLLLRYFSKEVRGSVEVPESDVVQACRRLLGERQSPNVLRFLEAINERPDITKGLRKLQCRSLIFVGENSPFHSEALHMTSKLDRRFSALVEVQACGSMVTEEQPDAMLIPLEYFLMGFGFYRPSKCSVSPRSPLSPTSISPELFSPESMGLKLKPIKTRISGEV, from the exons ATGCAACTAACAACAAGGTCGATTATCATCAAGAATAATGGAATCCAAAAGACG GAGCACCTTGTAAAAACTGGCCATGGTTCcgtctctgttgttgtttttggGGACCAGGACAAGCCAGCTCTTATCACCTATCCCGACTTAGCTTTAAATT ATATGTCCTGTTTTCAAGGAGTATTCTTTTGTCCAGAAGCATTTTCATTGCTGCTCCATAACTTCTGTATTTACCATATAAGTCCTCCTGGTCATGAG TTTTTGCAGTTGGGAGCTGCTGTGATGAGTCTTGATGATCCAGTTTTATCGGTTGATGATTTGGCAGACCAGATTGCTGAGGTGCTTGATTACTTCGG GCTTGGTAAAGTAATGTGTATGGGAGTAACAGCTGGAGCATATGTGCTTACCTTGTTTGCT ataaaATATTCACGAAGGGTTATGGGTTTGATACTCATTTCCCCTTTGTGCAAAGCACCCTCTTGGACAGAATGGTTGTGCAATAAG GTGATGACGAATCTGCTTTACTTTTGTGGCATGTGTAGTTTGGTGAAGGAGTTATTGCTGTTGCGGTACTTTAGCAAG GAAGTCCGCGGCAGTGTTGAAGTTCCAGAATCAGATGTAGTTCAAGCATGCCGAAGA TTGCTTGGTGAGCGACAGAGTCCAAATGTATTGCGGTTTCTTGAAGCTATCAATGA GAGACCAGACATAACCAAAGGCCTGAGGAAACTGCAATGTCGTTCTTTAATATTTGTTGGAGAAAACTCTCCTTTCCATTCTGAAGCTCTCCATATGACTTCGAAGCTAGATAGAAGGTTCAGCGCCCTAGTTGAG GTTCAAGCATGTGGTTCAATGGTGACTGAAGAGCAGCCAGATGCAATGTTGATTCCACTGGAATACTTTCTCATGGGATTTGGCTTTTATCGGCCGTCTAAGTGCAGTGTCAGCCCAAGAAGCCCTTTAAGTCCGACTAGCATCTCTCCGGAGCTTTTCTCACCAGAAAGTATGGGCTTGAAGTTAAAACCAATTAAAACCAGAATATCTGGAGAAGTATGA
- the LOC104092579 gene encoding protein NDL2 isoform X1, producing the protein MGDSSDSVSVDMETISVAGKEHLVKTGHGSVSVVVFGDQDKPALITYPDLALNYMSCFQGVFFCPEAFSLLLHNFCIYHISPPGHEFLQLGAAVMSLDDPVLSVDDLADQIAEVLDYFGLGKVMCMGVTAGAYVLTLFAIKYSRRVMGLILISPLCKAPSWTEWLCNKVMTNLLYFCGMCSLVKELLLLRYFSKEVRGSVEVPESDVVQACRRLLGERQSPNVLRFLEAINERPDITKGLRKLQCRSLIFVGENSPFHSEALHMTSKLDRRFSALVEVQACGSMVTEEQPDAMLIPLEYFLMGFGFYRPSKCSVSPRSPLSPTSISPELFSPESMGLKLKPIKTRISGEV; encoded by the exons ATGGGGGATTCGAGCGACTCCGTTTCGGTGGATATGGAAACAATCTCCGTCGCCGGAAAG GAGCACCTTGTAAAAACTGGCCATGGTTCcgtctctgttgttgtttttggGGACCAGGACAAGCCAGCTCTTATCACCTATCCCGACTTAGCTTTAAATT ATATGTCCTGTTTTCAAGGAGTATTCTTTTGTCCAGAAGCATTTTCATTGCTGCTCCATAACTTCTGTATTTACCATATAAGTCCTCCTGGTCATGAG TTTTTGCAGTTGGGAGCTGCTGTGATGAGTCTTGATGATCCAGTTTTATCGGTTGATGATTTGGCAGACCAGATTGCTGAGGTGCTTGATTACTTCGG GCTTGGTAAAGTAATGTGTATGGGAGTAACAGCTGGAGCATATGTGCTTACCTTGTTTGCT ataaaATATTCACGAAGGGTTATGGGTTTGATACTCATTTCCCCTTTGTGCAAAGCACCCTCTTGGACAGAATGGTTGTGCAATAAG GTGATGACGAATCTGCTTTACTTTTGTGGCATGTGTAGTTTGGTGAAGGAGTTATTGCTGTTGCGGTACTTTAGCAAG GAAGTCCGCGGCAGTGTTGAAGTTCCAGAATCAGATGTAGTTCAAGCATGCCGAAGA TTGCTTGGTGAGCGACAGAGTCCAAATGTATTGCGGTTTCTTGAAGCTATCAATGA GAGACCAGACATAACCAAAGGCCTGAGGAAACTGCAATGTCGTTCTTTAATATTTGTTGGAGAAAACTCTCCTTTCCATTCTGAAGCTCTCCATATGACTTCGAAGCTAGATAGAAGGTTCAGCGCCCTAGTTGAG GTTCAAGCATGTGGTTCAATGGTGACTGAAGAGCAGCCAGATGCAATGTTGATTCCACTGGAATACTTTCTCATGGGATTTGGCTTTTATCGGCCGTCTAAGTGCAGTGTCAGCCCAAGAAGCCCTTTAAGTCCGACTAGCATCTCTCCGGAGCTTTTCTCACCAGAAAGTATGGGCTTGAAGTTAAAACCAATTAAAACCAGAATATCTGGAGAAGTATGA